In Nicotiana tabacum cultivar K326 chromosome 11, ASM71507v2, whole genome shotgun sequence, a single window of DNA contains:
- the LOC107819429 gene encoding cytochrome c oxidase assembly protein COX11, mitochondrial isoform X1 — MSLSRLSGRVNLFLSSNRTCRYPLSTSRDYLEIVVSKDRNFGAIDIRHGQLFGLRYRGFTSRCELNKSTLHNCERLSFLRGQSTVRSWPMLNLRHHYATQATATEKKSKKMLFYLTGLVFAMVGASYAAVPLYRRFCQATGYGGTVQRRESVEEKIARHAKDGRATSREIAVQFNADVADGMPWKFIPTQREVRVKPGESALAFYTAENRSSTPITGVSTYNVTPMKAAVYFNKIQCFCFEEQKLLPGEQIDMPVFFYIDPEFETDPKMDGINNIILSYTFFKVSDN; from the exons ATGTCACTTTCTAGGCTTTCTGGAAGAGTGAATCTTTTCCTTTCTTCAAACAGGACTTGTCGTTATCCACTTTCCACATCCAG GGACTATCTTGAAATTGTAGTGTCAAAAGATAGAAACTTTGGGGCAATTGACATCAGACATGGACAACTCTTTGGCCTTCGATATCGAGGTTTCACATCAAGGTGTGAACTTAACAAATCTACACTTCATAACTGTGAAAGGCTGTCCTTCTTGAGAGGGCAGAGTACAGTAAGGTCTTGGCCAATGTTGAATCTTCGTCATCATTATGCAACTCAAGCTACTGCAACAGAGAAGAAATCAAAAAAGATGCTCTTTTACTTGACGGGCTTAGTTTTTGCTATGGTGGGGGCTAGTTATGCTGCAGTTCCTCTGTACAGGAGATTCTGCCAAGCCACGGGATATGGAGGTACAGTTCAACGTCGGGAG AGTGTCGAAGAAAAGATTGCACGGCATGCAAAAGATGGAAGAGCTACGTCCAG GGAGATTGCTGTACAGTTCAATGCTGATGTAGCAGATGGAATGCCTTGGAAGTTTATTCCAACACAGCGAGAG GTAAGAGTAAAACCAGGAGAGAGCGCTCTTGCCTTTTACACTGCTGAAAATCGAAGCTCGACTCCTATTACAGGCGTATCTACATACAACGTAACCCCAATGAAG GCTGCTGTGTATTTCAATAAAATTCAGTGTTTTTGCTTTGAGGAACAGAAATTGCTTCCCGGGGAGCAGATTGACATGCCT GTTTTCTTTTACATTGATCCTGAGTTTGAAACCGACCCCAAAATGGATGGCATCAACAATATAATCCTATCATACACATTTTTTAAGGTATCTGACAATTAA
- the LOC107819429 gene encoding cytochrome c oxidase assembly protein COX11, mitochondrial isoform X2, translating into MSLSRLSGRVNLFLSSNRTCRYPLSTSRDYLEIVVSKDRNFGAIDIRHGQLFGLRYRGFTSRCELNKSTLHNCERLSFLRGQSTVRSWPMLNLRHHYATQATATEKKSKKMLFYLTGLVFAMVGASYAAVPLYRRFCQATGYGGTVQRRESVEEKIARHAKDGRATSREIAVQFNADVADGMPWKFIPTQREVRVKPGESALAFYTAENRSSTPITGVSTYNVTPMKLQGSTMYPYRHLHQSF; encoded by the exons ATGTCACTTTCTAGGCTTTCTGGAAGAGTGAATCTTTTCCTTTCTTCAAACAGGACTTGTCGTTATCCACTTTCCACATCCAG GGACTATCTTGAAATTGTAGTGTCAAAAGATAGAAACTTTGGGGCAATTGACATCAGACATGGACAACTCTTTGGCCTTCGATATCGAGGTTTCACATCAAGGTGTGAACTTAACAAATCTACACTTCATAACTGTGAAAGGCTGTCCTTCTTGAGAGGGCAGAGTACAGTAAGGTCTTGGCCAATGTTGAATCTTCGTCATCATTATGCAACTCAAGCTACTGCAACAGAGAAGAAATCAAAAAAGATGCTCTTTTACTTGACGGGCTTAGTTTTTGCTATGGTGGGGGCTAGTTATGCTGCAGTTCCTCTGTACAGGAGATTCTGCCAAGCCACGGGATATGGAGGTACAGTTCAACGTCGGGAG AGTGTCGAAGAAAAGATTGCACGGCATGCAAAAGATGGAAGAGCTACGTCCAG GGAGATTGCTGTACAGTTCAATGCTGATGTAGCAGATGGAATGCCTTGGAAGTTTATTCCAACACAGCGAGAG GTAAGAGTAAAACCAGGAGAGAGCGCTCTTGCCTTTTACACTGCTGAAAATCGAAGCTCGACTCCTATTACAGGCGTATCTACATACAACGTAACCCCAATGAAG TTGCAGGGCAGTACTATGTATCCATATAGGCACTTACATCAAAGTTTCTAA